The following are encoded together in the Pedobacter steynii genome:
- a CDS encoding MFS transporter, translating to MEKRIAVSKPRLSSLQIFNMSAGFFGIQFGFALQNGNASRILQTYGADVEHLSLFWLAAPLTGMIVQPIIGYYSDKTWNKFGRRRPYFLIGAVLTALALILMPNSAAMANLLPPIIIGAGMLMIMDASINVAMEPFRALVADKLPESQRSFGFSMQTFLIGAGAITGSWLPYILSEYAGVSKVASQGQVPDNVIYSFYVGAAVLVLTILWTVVTTKEYPPEEMERYHEENEEEEKKGIMSIFSDFSKMPLTMRQLGLVQFFSWFALFSMWVFTTPAIAQHIYKVAPGDTSSLKFADAGNWVGILFGIYNGVSAIYALILPAIARSTSRKITHAFSLTAGGLGLLSIYFITNPQHLIFSMIGIGLAWGSILSMPYAILSSAIPARKMGVYMGIFNFFITMPQIVNGFFGGMIVEKFYDGEAIYAIVLAGIFMVLGAISVLYIQNNKEKELQ from the coding sequence ATGGAAAAAAGAATTGCTGTGAGTAAACCAAGACTATCATCTTTACAGATCTTTAATATGAGTGCCGGTTTCTTCGGAATTCAATTTGGATTTGCTTTACAGAATGGAAATGCCTCCAGAATCCTGCAAACTTATGGTGCTGATGTGGAGCACCTCTCTTTATTTTGGCTGGCGGCGCCGCTGACCGGGATGATTGTTCAACCTATCATTGGTTATTACAGCGATAAAACGTGGAACAAATTTGGAAGAAGACGTCCTTATTTTCTGATCGGTGCGGTATTGACGGCACTTGCATTAATTCTGATGCCTAATTCTGCTGCAATGGCAAATCTTTTACCTCCTATTATAATTGGGGCGGGGATGCTGATGATAATGGATGCTTCTATCAATGTTGCGATGGAACCCTTTCGGGCACTGGTTGCGGATAAGCTTCCTGAAAGTCAGAGGAGTTTTGGTTTTTCTATGCAGACCTTTCTTATTGGCGCAGGAGCGATTACTGGTTCCTGGCTGCCTTATATTCTCTCTGAGTATGCGGGTGTATCAAAGGTGGCTTCGCAGGGACAAGTTCCTGATAACGTAATCTATTCTTTTTATGTTGGTGCTGCGGTTTTGGTACTCACTATCCTATGGACAGTAGTTACTACTAAAGAATATCCTCCTGAAGAAATGGAAAGATACCATGAAGAAAATGAGGAAGAGGAGAAAAAAGGGATCATGTCCATTTTCAGCGACTTCTCGAAAATGCCCTTAACGATGAGACAATTGGGCCTCGTTCAGTTTTTTTCCTGGTTTGCTTTATTCTCTATGTGGGTGTTTACTACGCCGGCCATTGCACAACATATCTATAAAGTTGCTCCTGGTGATACCTCTTCTTTAAAATTTGCGGATGCAGGTAATTGGGTAGGAATCCTCTTTGGAATTTACAATGGGGTATCTGCAATTTATGCCTTAATATTACCTGCTATCGCCCGTTCAACGAGCAGAAAAATTACCCACGCATTCTCTTTAACTGCCGGTGGTCTGGGACTGTTGTCTATTTATTTTATTACCAATCCACAACACCTGATTTTTTCAATGATTGGAATTGGTCTGGCCTGGGGCAGTATCTTGTCTATGCCATATGCAATCCTTTCGAGTGCCATTCCAGCGAGAAAAATGGGAGTATATATGGGGATTTTTAACTTCTTCATTACGATGCCCCAAATTGTAAATGGTTTCTTTGGAGGGATGATTGTAGAAAAGTTCTACGATGGCGAGGCCATTTACGCCATTGTTCTGGCAGGAATTTTTATGGTTCTGGGCGCAATATCGGTTTTATATATTCAGAACAACAAAGAAAAAGAACTACAATAA
- a CDS encoding S10 family peptidase, translating to MRIKVFTLAMACVCCFNVSYAQKAPAVKNEAIKAEPVSPSRTIVPESAVVTQHQATINGQRIAYKATAGTLPVWDEEGKAIAGLFYTYYERSDVQNRDSRPLVISFNGGPGSASVWMHIAYTGPVVLKIDDEGYPVQPYGYKENPSSILDVADIVYIDPVNTGYSRPTNKDVPGSKFFGVNADIKYLAEWINTFVTRSNRWASPKFLIGESYGTTRVSGLALELQNSQWMYLNGVILVSPTELGIERSGPVEAALRWPYYAATAWYHKALPADLQSKTLAAFLPEVEEFTINELLPAMARGNFLTEQKKKEIAAKMARYSGISEKVILQYNLDVSTNFFWKELLRDKGFTVGRLDSRYKGIDKNDGGERPDYNAELTSWLHSFTPAINMYLRNELNYKTDLKYNMFGSVRPWDNSNDRTGENLRQAMAQNPYLNVMVQSGYFDGACDYFNAKYSMWQLDPGGRLKDRLSFEGYESGHMMYLRKDDLSKGNGHIREFILKSLPKPGVPAKF from the coding sequence ATGAGAATAAAAGTATTTACCCTTGCTATGGCCTGCGTATGCTGTTTTAACGTGTCATACGCACAAAAAGCTCCCGCTGTTAAGAATGAAGCTATAAAAGCGGAGCCTGTAAGCCCTTCCAGAACTATTGTTCCGGAAAGTGCAGTTGTAACTCAACATCAGGCCACCATAAACGGACAGCGCATTGCTTATAAAGCGACCGCAGGAACGCTGCCGGTATGGGATGAAGAGGGAAAAGCAATTGCAGGCCTTTTTTACACTTATTATGAACGTTCGGATGTTCAGAACCGTGATAGCAGACCCCTAGTCATCTCCTTTAACGGAGGACCCGGTTCTGCTTCTGTATGGATGCATATTGCATACACTGGTCCGGTTGTCTTAAAAATAGATGATGAGGGATATCCTGTACAACCATATGGTTACAAGGAGAATCCGAGTTCTATCCTTGATGTTGCTGATATTGTTTATATCGACCCTGTAAATACCGGATATTCCCGGCCAACAAATAAAGATGTTCCCGGAAGTAAGTTTTTTGGAGTCAATGCGGACATCAAATACCTGGCAGAATGGATCAATACCTTTGTGACGAGAAGTAACCGATGGGCATCTCCTAAATTTCTGATTGGCGAAAGTTATGGTACTACCCGTGTTTCCGGTCTGGCTCTTGAACTTCAGAATTCTCAATGGATGTACCTGAACGGGGTAATTCTGGTATCTCCAACAGAACTTGGTATTGAAAGAAGCGGGCCGGTAGAGGCTGCTTTACGGTGGCCATATTATGCGGCTACTGCCTGGTATCATAAAGCGTTGCCTGCCGATCTTCAATCAAAGACATTAGCTGCATTTTTACCCGAAGTGGAAGAGTTCACCATCAATGAACTTTTACCGGCAATGGCCAGAGGGAATTTTCTGACTGAGCAAAAGAAGAAGGAAATTGCTGCAAAGATGGCACGTTATTCCGGAATTTCAGAAAAAGTGATTTTACAATATAATCTCGATGTTTCAACAAATTTTTTCTGGAAAGAGCTGTTGAGGGATAAAGGATTTACTGTAGGTCGGTTGGACTCCAGATATAAAGGAATTGATAAAAATGATGGTGGAGAACGTCCTGATTACAATGCCGAGCTGACCTCATGGTTACATTCTTTTACACCAGCAATTAATATGTACCTCAGAAATGAGCTGAATTATAAGACGGACCTGAAATACAATATGTTCGGTTCGGTAAGACCATGGGACAATAGTAATGATAGAACGGGAGAGAACCTGAGACAGGCAATGGCGCAAAATCCATATCTGAATGTCATGGTGCAATCGGGATATTTTGATGGAGCATGCGATTATTTTAATGCAAAATACAGCATGTGGCAATTAGATCCCGGAGGCAGATTAAAAGACAGATTGAGCTTTGAAGGCTATGAAAGCGGTCATATGATGTATTTAAGAAAGGATGACCTCTCTAAAGGAAACGGTCATATTCGTGAATTTATATTAAAATCTTTACCTAAACCCGGGGTGCCTGCGAAGTTTTAA
- a CDS encoding acetyl-CoA carboxylase carboxyltransferase subunit alpha, with translation MEQIKTSFDFEKPLAELAQQIEKVKQVADKTKVDMSATLAELEEKLADTQQTLYSHLTGWQKVQMSRHPERPQTLDYISMICDDFIEMHGDRTVKDDKAIIGGFATIAGQTVMVIGHQKGKNTKERQYRNFGMANPEGYRKALRLMRLAEKFNKPVISFIDTMGAYPGLEAEERGQGEAIARNLLEMSVLKVPILCFVVGEGASGGALGIGIGDRVYMLEHTWYSVISPESCSSILWRSWDYKERAAECLKLTSDDMYKNQLIDGIIKEPLGGAHQNPEAMGETIKEQIISDLAVLKKLKTDAMITKRIDKFCAMGVVNE, from the coding sequence ATGGAACAGATAAAAACATCATTTGATTTCGAAAAACCTTTAGCTGAATTGGCGCAGCAAATTGAAAAGGTTAAACAGGTTGCCGATAAAACCAAAGTAGATATGTCTGCTACACTAGCTGAACTGGAAGAGAAGTTGGCTGATACACAGCAAACACTTTACAGCCATCTCACCGGATGGCAGAAGGTTCAGATGTCGCGTCATCCTGAAAGACCGCAAACGCTGGATTATATCAGTATGATCTGCGATGATTTCATAGAAATGCATGGCGACAGGACTGTAAAAGACGATAAGGCTATTATTGGAGGTTTTGCAACTATTGCTGGTCAGACGGTAATGGTCATCGGACACCAGAAAGGTAAAAATACCAAGGAACGACAATACCGCAATTTTGGGATGGCCAATCCTGAAGGATATAGAAAAGCATTACGTTTAATGCGTCTTGCGGAGAAGTTCAATAAACCTGTTATTTCTTTTATTGATACGATGGGTGCTTATCCCGGACTGGAAGCCGAAGAACGTGGACAGGGGGAAGCAATTGCTCGTAACTTGTTGGAGATGTCTGTACTGAAAGTACCAATCTTGTGTTTTGTAGTCGGTGAAGGAGCTTCAGGCGGTGCATTGGGGATCGGAATCGGTGATCGCGTATATATGTTGGAGCATACCTGGTATTCTGTAATTTCTCCGGAATCCTGCTCGTCTATCTTATGGCGCAGTTGGGATTATAAAGAAAGAGCTGCAGAATGTCTGAAACTGACTTCGGATGATATGTACAAGAATCAGCTGATCGACGGGATCATTAAAGAACCATTGGGCGGTGCACACCAGAATCCTGAGGCAATGGGTGAAACGATTAAAGAACAGATCATAAGTGATCTGGCTGTGCTAAAGAAATTAAAAACAGATGCCATGATTACCAAGAGAATTGATAAATTCTGTGCAATGGGTGTGGTAAACGAATAA
- a CDS encoding serine hydrolase domain-containing protein — protein sequence MIKKIAYGLALITSLFILVLCILFISRPELIRVLRYQSPDAETYKIYPQSKVMPADTPFHFVKAKTMRNDLDTILVFDREKKMMPFKQYLEEGKVNLFMVIRNDTIIYEKFKAGYSDTTLTTVFSVAKSMVSIMLGQAMEEGKVKSLDDRLLLYIPELKSNPVFGQITLRNLVEMKSGLEFSGLEGGLISAFLSDEAKYYYTENIKNELLRLKAEHPPGKFWKYKSVDVLLLSWALENATGKNVTAYFQDKVWTKIGAAYPASWGLDHIGGLANTASRFQATGIDLAKIGRLYLQKGNYKGRQVVSNEWVTKSVRAGADSSIAAKGWQRTRQNYLWWVPQEGVNGDFAAEGMRGQRLYIDPLTNTIIVQFALKGAGDYPYRKISRYLSGLPFVYPK from the coding sequence ATGATAAAGAAAATCGCATATGGCCTCGCTCTGATTACCTCACTTTTTATATTGGTTCTATGTATACTCTTCATTAGCAGACCTGAGCTGATCCGTGTTTTAAGGTACCAGAGTCCTGATGCAGAAACTTATAAAATATATCCCCAATCGAAGGTTATGCCGGCGGATACTCCTTTTCATTTCGTAAAAGCGAAGACAATGAGAAATGATCTGGATACTATTCTGGTGTTTGACCGGGAAAAAAAGATGATGCCGTTTAAGCAGTACCTGGAAGAAGGTAAGGTTAATCTTTTTATGGTGATCAGAAATGATACTATAATTTATGAGAAGTTTAAAGCCGGTTATAGCGACACCACATTAACGACAGTCTTTTCAGTAGCGAAGTCCATGGTATCAATCATGCTTGGACAGGCAATGGAAGAAGGGAAAGTTAAAAGTCTGGATGATCGTCTGCTCTTGTATATTCCGGAATTGAAGAGTAATCCGGTATTTGGGCAGATTACCTTAAGGAATCTGGTGGAAATGAAATCAGGATTGGAGTTTAGCGGGCTTGAAGGGGGGCTGATTTCGGCTTTTTTATCTGATGAGGCCAAATACTATTATACCGAAAATATTAAAAATGAACTGTTGAGGTTAAAGGCTGAACATCCTCCTGGGAAATTCTGGAAGTATAAGAGTGTTGACGTCCTGTTGTTGAGCTGGGCTTTGGAAAATGCTACCGGAAAAAATGTGACTGCTTATTTTCAGGATAAAGTCTGGACAAAGATCGGGGCAGCTTATCCGGCAAGTTGGGGTTTAGATCATATCGGAGGATTGGCTAATACGGCCAGCCGGTTCCAGGCTACAGGGATTGACCTGGCTAAAATAGGAAGGTTATATCTGCAGAAAGGTAATTATAAGGGACGTCAGGTAGTTTCGAACGAATGGGTTACAAAGTCTGTTCGTGCAGGAGCTGATTCTTCAATTGCAGCTAAAGGGTGGCAAAGGACCCGACAGAACTATTTGTGGTGGGTTCCTCAGGAAGGAGTTAATGGTGATTTCGCCGCAGAGGGAATGCGTGGGCAACGTTTATATATTGATCCTTTAACCAATACCATTATTGTTCAGTTTGCACTTAAGGGGGCAGGAGATTATCCCTATCGTAAAATCAGTCGTTATTTGTCCGGGTTACCTTTTGTTTACCCTAAATAA
- a CDS encoding DUF2723 domain-containing protein: protein MNYSKINNLTGWLCFLIATVTYILTLEPSVSFWDCGEFIASALKMQVVHQPGAPLFLMIQRFFSLLAFGDVTKVAYFMNVGSAIASAATILFLFWTITALAKKVLVKEKEEVSKSNLISIMGAGMVGALAYTFSDSFWFSAVESEVYALSSLFTAIVFWGILKWEANADEPRADRWLLFIAYIMGLSIGIHLLNLLTIPAIAFVYYFKKTKNPTTGGTIKAGIVGILILAVIQYGIIQYLVSFGAYFDLFFVNSLGMGFGTGVIFFAILLIAGLTWGIRYSIKHQKKILNLALLSTVLIIFGYGSFAMIIIRAKADPNLNNSDPDNAFSFLGYLNREQYGDRPLLFGPNYNSQGVNVVEGKTLYRKGAEKYEVAGKKTEYEYDRTTPFPRMYSDDPGHVAYYKDLMGFSDDHFPSLFDNIGFLMSYQVGQMYMRYFMWNFVGRQNDDQGQGSLYEGQWLSGIKPIDGIMLGNQKNLPPSIIDSNAYNRFFFLPLIMGLLGAIWHFKRNQKDAGIVGLLFFFTGLAIVLYLNQKPMEPRERDYAYAGSFYAFAIWVGFGVLALREWVFKKMTPATGGILATVAGLFAAPVIMAAQGWDDHDRSTKMVAHDIAVDYLQSCAPNAILFTYGDNDTYPLWYAQEVENIRPDIRLVNLSLFDTDWYINGMKRKQNESAPLPISMKESQYVQGERDVMYYQDKDIAGNVELKTIVELLLSENNEDKVPLNDGRKVNFIPTKNFKLTINKADAIKNGAANPADSARIAPALEWTFNKGYVTKGTLAMFDILVHNDWKRPIYFASTVPSDQYNGLDKYLYNEGLALRLMPFKPDTAAAKSEQLNIGPLYNNVMNKFVWGNVKNARYLDTQSGDDISIFTNVFNNTISGLLKEGKVEDAKKVVNRYFEVMPEKFYGMRSMMGAYFMAENLYLLNDQKRANALIEKSAEYIQKELTYLADVSQSKNRFIGNQNVQLGMSFLNQMARTAAEYKQTKLSKDLNDKFAVLEARFSAFFPPQ from the coding sequence ATGAATTATTCAAAAATCAACAACCTTACCGGCTGGCTTTGTTTTCTGATAGCTACAGTAACGTATATCCTGACATTAGAACCTTCAGTGAGCTTCTGGGATTGCGGAGAGTTTATCGCCTCTGCCTTAAAAATGCAGGTAGTCCACCAACCGGGGGCACCTCTGTTCTTAATGATACAGCGCTTCTTTTCTCTGTTGGCATTTGGTGATGTCACTAAAGTGGCGTACTTCATGAATGTCGGCTCGGCAATTGCCAGTGCTGCAACCATCTTATTCTTATTTTGGACCATAACCGCATTAGCGAAGAAAGTCCTGGTGAAAGAAAAAGAAGAAGTTAGTAAATCCAACCTGATCTCTATTATGGGGGCAGGTATGGTAGGCGCACTTGCCTACACTTTCTCTGACAGCTTCTGGTTCTCAGCAGTAGAGTCTGAGGTATATGCCCTCTCTTCCCTATTTACTGCCATTGTATTCTGGGGAATATTAAAATGGGAAGCCAATGCAGATGAGCCTCGTGCAGACAGATGGTTGCTATTCATCGCCTATATCATGGGCTTATCTATCGGAATTCACTTATTGAACTTATTGACCATTCCGGCAATTGCCTTTGTATATTATTTCAAGAAAACAAAAAATCCGACTACTGGCGGTACAATTAAAGCCGGGATCGTAGGTATTCTGATTCTTGCAGTTATCCAATACGGTATCATCCAATATCTGGTTTCATTTGGTGCATATTTCGACTTATTCTTTGTGAACAGTCTGGGAATGGGTTTTGGTACCGGGGTGATCTTTTTTGCAATCTTACTTATAGCCGGGTTGACCTGGGGGATCAGGTATTCCATTAAACACCAGAAAAAAATCCTTAACCTTGCCTTATTGTCTACAGTACTGATCATCTTTGGTTATGGATCATTTGCCATGATCATTATCCGTGCAAAAGCAGATCCTAACCTGAATAACAGTGATCCAGATAATGCCTTCTCTTTCCTCGGATACCTAAACAGGGAACAATATGGTGATAGACCGTTATTATTTGGGCCCAACTATAACTCTCAGGGAGTAAATGTGGTAGAAGGAAAAACATTATATAGAAAAGGTGCGGAAAAATATGAAGTAGCCGGTAAAAAGACCGAGTATGAGTATGACAGAACAACTCCTTTCCCTCGTATGTATAGTGATGATCCGGGGCATGTTGCTTACTATAAGGATTTGATGGGTTTTAGTGACGATCATTTCCCCAGCCTTTTTGACAATATCGGATTCCTGATGTCGTATCAGGTTGGGCAGATGTACATGAGATATTTTATGTGGAACTTCGTAGGCAGACAAAATGACGACCAGGGACAAGGCAGCCTTTATGAAGGTCAATGGTTAAGCGGGATCAAACCTATTGATGGTATCATGCTGGGAAATCAGAAAAACCTGCCTCCATCTATTATAGACAGTAATGCTTATAACCGTTTCTTCTTCCTTCCATTAATCATGGGTTTACTAGGCGCAATATGGCATTTCAAACGAAACCAGAAAGACGCTGGGATTGTTGGTCTCCTGTTCTTCTTTACCGGTCTTGCGATCGTATTATACCTGAATCAGAAACCGATGGAGCCAAGGGAACGTGATTATGCTTATGCAGGATCATTTTATGCCTTTGCCATATGGGTCGGATTTGGCGTACTTGCACTGCGGGAATGGGTATTTAAAAAAATGACTCCGGCAACCGGAGGTATCCTGGCTACTGTAGCGGGTTTATTTGCTGCTCCGGTAATTATGGCTGCACAGGGATGGGATGACCATGACCGTTCCACTAAAATGGTAGCTCATGATATTGCGGTTGATTACCTTCAGTCCTGTGCTCCAAATGCCATTCTGTTTACTTATGGAGATAATGACACTTATCCCTTATGGTATGCACAGGAAGTTGAAAACATCAGACCGGATATCCGTCTGGTCAATCTGAGTTTATTTGATACCGACTGGTACATCAACGGAATGAAACGCAAACAAAATGAATCTGCACCTCTTCCTATTTCCATGAAAGAGTCTCAATATGTTCAGGGAGAAAGAGATGTCATGTATTATCAGGATAAAGATATTGCAGGTAATGTGGAGCTAAAAACAATTGTGGAGCTCTTGCTTTCTGAAAATAATGAAGATAAAGTTCCTTTGAATGACGGAAGAAAAGTGAATTTCATTCCAACAAAAAACTTTAAATTAACGATCAACAAAGCGGATGCGATTAAAAATGGTGCAGCTAATCCAGCTGACTCTGCAAGGATTGCTCCTGCATTGGAATGGACCTTTAATAAAGGGTATGTAACCAAAGGAACTCTAGCCATGTTCGATATTCTGGTACATAACGATTGGAAAAGACCAATTTACTTTGCTAGTACTGTTCCTTCCGATCAGTACAACGGGTTAGACAAATATCTATATAATGAAGGTTTGGCTTTACGCCTGATGCCTTTCAAACCAGATACTGCAGCAGCCAAAAGTGAACAGCTTAACATTGGCCCTCTATACAACAATGTGATGAATAAGTTTGTGTGGGGAAATGTGAAAAACGCAAGATATCTGGATACACAATCAGGTGATGATATTTCTATCTTTACCAATGTCTTCAACAACACGATTTCTGGATTGCTTAAAGAAGGTAAGGTAGAAGATGCTAAAAAAGTAGTAAACCGCTATTTTGAAGTAATGCCGGAAAAATTCTATGGCATGCGCTCGATGATGGGTGCTTACTTTATGGCAGAAAACTTATATTTATTGAATGATCAGAAAAGAGCAAATGCGCTGATCGAAAAATCAGCTGAGTACATTCAAAAAGAACTGACTTACCTTGCTGATGTTTCGCAAAGTAAAAACAGGTTTATAGGCAATCAAAACGTACAGTTAGGGATGTCTTTCCTGAACCAGATGGCAAGAACTGCTGCGGAATATAAACAGACTAAACTCAGCAAAGATCTGAACGATAAATTTGCTGTATTGGAAGCCAGATTCTCGGCTTTCTTCCCACCGCAATAA
- a CDS encoding ribose-phosphate pyrophosphokinase yields the protein MPLQFNPVKLFAGTGTKELAIKIAESYGKPLGDVTLNRFSDGEFQPSYDETVRGCDVFLINSTYQPNDNLMELLLMIDAAKRASAHYITAVVPYYGLARQDRKDKPRVAIGAKLVANLLKSAGIHRIMTMDLHAAQIQGFFDIPVDHLDGSVIFVPYIKSLGLENLTIASPDMGGSYRARTFAKFFNAEVVICDKRRKRANEIESMSIIGDVVGQDIVLIDDICDTAGTLSKAAALIMEKGAKSVRAVCTHPVLSGKAYETIENSMLSELIVTDTIPLKRPSDKIRVLSTAELFAKAIANVNEHGSISDLFRV from the coding sequence ATGCCATTGCAGTTTAACCCAGTTAAGCTTTTTGCCGGAACCGGTACAAAAGAATTAGCAATCAAAATTGCCGAAAGCTACGGCAAGCCACTAGGCGACGTCACTTTAAACCGATTTAGCGACGGTGAGTTTCAACCTTCTTATGATGAAACAGTACGTGGTTGCGATGTCTTCCTAATCAATTCTACTTACCAGCCCAACGACAACTTAATGGAGCTTTTGTTAATGATTGATGCGGCAAAGCGTGCATCTGCTCATTACATTACCGCGGTTGTTCCTTATTATGGTTTGGCCAGACAAGACAGGAAAGATAAACCTCGTGTAGCAATAGGTGCAAAACTGGTAGCGAATTTATTGAAATCTGCAGGTATCCACAGAATCATGACTATGGATCTTCACGCTGCGCAGATACAAGGTTTCTTTGATATTCCGGTAGACCATTTAGATGGCTCGGTGATCTTCGTTCCTTATATCAAAAGCTTAGGCCTGGAGAATTTAACCATTGCATCTCCGGATATGGGGGGCTCTTACAGAGCCCGTACATTTGCAAAGTTCTTCAATGCAGAGGTGGTGATTTGTGATAAGAGACGTAAACGTGCCAATGAAATTGAATCAATGTCTATCATTGGGGATGTGGTTGGTCAGGATATCGTCTTGATTGATGACATTTGTGATACTGCAGGTACCTTATCCAAAGCAGCAGCGCTGATTATGGAAAAAGGGGCGAAAAGTGTAAGGGCCGTATGTACACACCCGGTGTTGTCTGGAAAGGCCTATGAAACGATTGAAAACTCTATGTTATCAGAGCTCATCGTTACAGATACTATTCCTTTGAAGCGTCCGAGTGATAAAATCAGGGTATTGAGTACAGCTGAATTATTTGCAAAAGCAATTGCCAATGTAAATGAACATGGCTCTATCAGTGACCTCTTTAGAGTTTAA
- a CDS encoding 50S ribosomal protein L25/general stress protein Ctc, whose translation MKTIAISGSPRENVGKRDAKELRYEGKVPAVLYGGPEQKHFAVITTELKDAIYTPEANFVEIDINGTKTKAIIKELQFHPLTDLLLHVDFLQLFDDKEILMEIPVKLTGTSPGVKMGGKLVQKLRKLRVKALPKDMPQTVEVSIAKLEVGNLFRVRDLAKGDYVITNTPEDTIVSVGMSRALKQAENEANKK comes from the coding sequence ATGAAAACAATCGCAATTAGCGGTTCTCCAAGAGAGAACGTAGGGAAACGCGATGCTAAAGAGCTTCGCTATGAAGGTAAAGTTCCTGCAGTATTGTATGGTGGTCCAGAGCAAAAACACTTTGCTGTAATCACAACTGAATTAAAGGATGCTATTTATACTCCTGAAGCAAACTTTGTTGAAATTGACATTAATGGTACTAAAACTAAAGCTATCATTAAAGAATTACAATTTCACCCACTTACTGATCTGTTATTACACGTAGATTTTCTTCAGTTATTTGATGACAAAGAGATCTTAATGGAAATCCCAGTTAAATTGACCGGTACGTCTCCAGGTGTTAAAATGGGTGGTAAATTAGTACAGAAATTACGTAAACTTCGTGTTAAAGCACTTCCAAAAGATATGCCTCAAACAGTTGAAGTGAGCATTGCAAAATTAGAAGTTGGAAACTTATTCCGCGTACGTGACCTTGCTAAAGGTGACTATGTAATCACAAACACTCCTGAAGATACGATCGTTTCTGTAGGAATGTCAAGAGCTTTAAAACAAGCAGAAAACGAAGCTAACAAGAAATAA
- the pth gene encoding aminoacyl-tRNA hydrolase, with translation MKYLIVGLGNIGPEYMDTRHNIGFNIADELVKQLGGSFSNVRLAYYSEVSFRGKKLHVIKPTTYMNLSGKSVNYYMQELRIPLENVLVIVDDLALPLGKLRLKMQGSSAGHNGLKSIEGLCGGQNYPRLRFGISDNFAKGRQADYVLAPFDKEEQPELPALIDKSVDLIKSFVTIGPALTMTAFNK, from the coding sequence ATGAAATACTTAATCGTTGGTTTAGGGAATATCGGTCCTGAATATATGGATACCCGACATAATATCGGTTTTAATATCGCAGATGAGTTAGTGAAACAATTGGGAGGATCGTTTTCCAATGTACGGCTGGCTTATTATTCCGAGGTATCTTTTAGAGGGAAAAAATTGCATGTGATTAAGCCGACAACCTACATGAACCTAAGCGGGAAATCTGTAAATTACTATATGCAGGAGCTGAGGATTCCTTTGGAGAATGTGTTGGTTATCGTAGATGACCTGGCTTTACCATTGGGTAAGCTGAGGTTGAAAATGCAAGGTAGCAGCGCTGGCCATAATGGACTTAAAAGTATCGAAGGCCTCTGCGGAGGACAAAACTATCCACGTTTACGTTTTGGGATCAGTGATAATTTTGCGAAGGGTAGGCAGGCGGATTATGTACTTGCTCCATTTGATAAAGAGGAACAACCAGAACTTCCTGCGTTGATTGATAAAAGCGTGGACCTGATCAAAAGTTTTGTGACCATAGGTCCTGCGCTTACCATGACTGCTTTTAATAAGTAG